A window of Rhizobium tumorigenes genomic DNA:
CAAGGCGACCACGACCGAAGGCGGCGAAGGATATGTCGCGCCGGAAGCCCGGATTGCCGTCTTCGACAACGATGGTACCCTCTGGTCGGAGCAGCCCTTCTACTTCCAGCTCGGCTTCATGCTCGACAGGTTGAAGACCCTTGCGCCGCAGCATCCCGAGTGGAAGGAGAAGGAACCGTTCAAGTCGGTGTTGGCCGGCGATATGAAAGGCGTCGCCAGGAGCGGCGAAAAAGGCATCATGGACCTTGGCATGGCGACCCACGCCGGGATGACGACCGACCAGTTCTCGAAGATCGTCACCGACTGGTTTGCGACCGCGAAGCATCCAGAGACCGGCAAGCCTTATGACGAGATGACCTTCCTGCCAATGCGCGAACTGCTGGACTACCTCCGCGCCAACGGCTTCAAGACCTATATCGTTTCCGGCGGCGGCGTCGAATTCATGCGGCCTATCACGGAGAAGGCCTACGGCATTCCTCCCGAGCAGGTGATCGGCAGCACCATCGTCACCGAATATGCGATCGTCGGCGACGTGCCGGTGCTGAAGCGCCTGCCGAAGATCGACTTCGTCGACGACGGTCCCGGCAAGCCTTCGGGCATCAACAAGTTCATTGGGCGCAAACCGATCTTCGTCGCCGGGAATTCCGACGGCGACTACGAAATGCTGCGCTGGGTGACGGCGGCGAAGGGGCCGGGTTTTGCGATGATCGTGCACCACACGGACGGCGACCGCGAATATGCCTACGACCGTCAGTCAGCTTTCGGCAAGCTCGACAAGGCACTCAACGAGGCTGAACGCCGCAACTGGCTGGTCGTCGACATGAAAGCCGACTGGAAGAAGGTCTACGCCTTCGACAAGTGATCGCCATGATGAACGTATCGCCGGGCATACGCATCCTCTCTGCGAGCGTCCTGTTGTTCTTCGCGTTCGCGCTGTCGGTATGCCCGGTGCCTGCCCAGACAACAGGCGCTCCCGTAGGGTTTCCAGACCGCGTACTGGTGGTCGGGACCAAGGTTGCTCCTCCCTTTGCCATGAAGGCTGCGGATGGCTCTTGGACGGGCATATCGATCGATTTGTGGAGGGAGATCGCGGACCGGCTCGGCGTGAAGTACCGCCTCGTCGAGGAGCCAACGGTACAGGGTCTCGTCACTGCGACAGCCCGCGGAGACTATGACGTATCTGTCGCGGCGATCACCATAACGGCCGAACGCGAACGTATCGTTGATTTCTCACAACCGTTCTACGGCACCGGACTTGGCATCGCGGTGTCGACAAAAAACGTGTCTGTATGGCACGAGATCATTCGCACCATGACGTCCTTTGGGTTCCTGCAGGCGGCAGGTGCTCTCATCGGTATCGCGCTGGTCGTCGGTGCTTTGATCTGGATGTTTGAACGACGCCACAACGAGGACTTCGGCGTTGGCGCTGCCCAAGGCCTCGGTGCCAGTATCTGGTGGTCGGCCGAGGCGATGACGCAAGCCAGCACGGGCCACCGTGGTCCGAAAACCTTGGGCGGACGTATCCTGGCAATCATCTGGATGGTGGTCTCGATCATCACGATCGCGGTGTTTACGGCCAGCGTCACGTCGGCGCTGACGACCCGACAAATCCGCGGCCTTGTAAACGGCGTCGAGGACTTGCCCACGGTGCGGATCGGAACTGTCGCCGGGTCTGCAACGGTCGGCCTTCTCGATGGAGAGCGTTTGAAGCACCGCGATTCCGACGATTTGAGCAGCGGCTTGAAGGCGCTGGCGGCAGGATCGGTCGACGCCTTTGTCTACGACAAGCCGCTACTTGCCTGGACTGCCGAGCAGCGGTTTTCAGGAGACGTGCAGGTTCTCGATGCCGTCTTCGAACCTCAGAACTACGGCATTGCCATGCCACCCGGCAGCACCTATCGGAAGGCGATCGACATCGCTATCCTCGAGATCGTCCACGACGACAAGTGGAAGCAGATACTATTCAGGTATCTAGGCGAAAAACATTGAGCTGACGGCCGGGTGCTACTGGGCCGCGACGTTCATCGGCTTGGTGATCGACAGAGGCATCGAGAGAGTCAGGAATACAGCATCCCCCTGCGCGCGGTTCTCGACCGAGAACTCGTGGAAGTACTTGATGCGCGCCGAGATCGGCACTTCGCCCGCCTTGAAGTTCCAGCCAATCGTCGCGCCGATGGCGGTCGCCCTACCCTTGAAGTCGCTCCGCGCGCCGGAGCCGCTGTCGCCCGTGACCTGGTCGTAATAGTATCCGACGAGGCCCGCGTCGAACTCCTTGTTGAAGTGCTGAACGGCGGCCCACTCGAAATGGAACTCGTTGCCCGTGCGGTAGTCGGTGTCCGGGTTTTCGGCGTTGAAGGTCATCCCGACCGTTCCCGACAGATCGAGGCCGATGTTAGGGTCGAGCCATGTCGCCGACCCGAAGACGTCCGCGCCCCAGTGGTGAAAGGCGATGTTCGATATCTCGCCGCGCTGGTAGTCTCCGATGGGAACGTTGACCATGGTGCCGACCTGATAGTGGAAGTTTCCGGCCTCCCAACCGACGAAGGCGCTGACGAGCGGATCGCCGACGGTGAAGACCGTGTCGGTCACCGATCCGGAGGCGCGACCACCCCGCGGCCCCGCCAAGGTCACATCGGCGTCGGTATCTTTCCAGCCGACCGGCAACGTGGCGCTCAGTCCGAGATGACCGCCCGCGACGTCCTCGGGAAGAATCCAGATGACGGTGGGAATTTCGATAGCAGCTTTGCCTTGAACTCCGACGGCTAGCTTACCGCCTGTCGGCAACGCCTTGCCTCCGCCGAGATCGCCAGAATAGTAATAGACGTCATTTTGAAAGAACACGCCCGGCGGCGGCAGGATGGCGGCGGCGGGCCCCTTGGAGCCCAGCAGGTAGAAACCCGCTCCTCCTTCTGCCGCAAACCCATTGGCAGGTGCCAGCATCGCGGTTGCGAGCAGCAGGGCCGCCCCCACCTTGGTCGTAAATACCAAACGCTCTCTCATCTTTTTCCCCAACGCACATTCCGATCGCGGCAGCTTGGCAGAGTCGGCGACCGAGACAAGTACGTTACGGTAAATCCGAGCGTAAATGACACGTTACAACCAGAGCTATGACTTAATTCGAGGCGGCTGAGGCAAGGGCAGGCCGCCCTGTCACTTCGCCCGCCTTAACCAATCCCTGTTCGAGCGACGCGATAACCGTAGACGGGTAACGCCTCCATTGCATCTTCTCGCGTAGTGAGGTTCGGTAATCTGGAAGCATGGCTCTCAGGTAGTCGAGGCTTGCTCCTGCCTGAGGGGATGCCATCTCGCCCAGGGATGCGGCTCTTATCGCGCGCACGACGATATCGCCGCAGTTGATCTGCTCGGAAACCAGCGAGGCATTCGAATAGTCGCCACGATCGTAGGCGTCCAGGGCCAGTACGATCCGAGCGTCACGAGGAACTGCGTCGACGTCCTTTCCAGCCTCTTCGGCAAGCGAAACCGCGGCGTCGCGATATCCGGAGCTGTAGAGAACCCCCGAGAGCTTGGACAGGACATCCGGATTGTCGCGGTTGAGAGCGAGCGCTTGATTGCCAGCAGCTATGGCCGCGTCGGTTTTGCCCGCATAGAACTGCGCCATCATGATCGCCACTTGGGCGCGGTCGGACGCCGGATCGAGCGCGGCGGCTCGGTTCGCCAGCGTCAGCGCCCTGGCGAAGGGGGTGGTCTTGGGATCGCCGCCCTCAGCCGCGACGATGGTTCGGGATAGCACGGCCAGAGCGTCCGGGTTGCCGGGCTGTAGGCTGACAGTCCGCTCCAGGCACGGGAGCGCGCCCCGGATGCCGTTGCGACCGCCCTCGTCAAGCTCGTACTCGGCTTTTAGGACGCAGGTATTGCCCACGACATCCGTCGCGGTGCTGTCGCGCGTTTCGAGTATGTTGATGACGCCGCGCGTACTCGCGAACCTCTTTGCCAACAGCGACACAAGCTCGTCGCGCACGACTGCTTCGCTTCGTCCCCCCACCTCAACGCTATCCACGCCGGACTTCAGCACGCCGCTGCCGTGGTTTCCGACTATCTGCCACCAGACTGTCCGAACGTCGTTGTCCGAATAGTATTTCATATCGATATCGTAGGCGTTGCCAGCCTCGGGAAGTGACGAACGAGATGTCGATCCGGTGCTCATCGCCTTTTGGGACGAGATTGTGAGCGTGCGGAACCGCGACAGAGCTGTGACAAGATAGTCTCCGGTTGCGTCGGCCTCCTTGGCATTGACGTCGTCGGGAGACGAGATAGCCAACATAACCGCAGGACGCACCGTCACGGCAGGTGCCTTGCCGTACAAGAAGGCTCCTGCCGATATGCCTCCGACCATGACAAGTGCCACCGCGCCGACAAGGTAGGCCATTTTGTGTCGGTTTGCTCTGGCGGACGGAAGTCGGCCTTCGTGAACCTCATTGTCGGCAGTCGCCTCAGCCCGACTTTCCGCCGCGTCGATAGAAGGGTCGTCCGCTGGAATGCTTCGGGAGAAAACGGCGAGGTATCGACCGATAGGCAGGCCAATCGATATGCCCGAGGCGTCGCCGAAGGCCTCGTAATACTGATTGAGCACCGAGCGTAGTCGGCTCATCTCGATCCGGACGATCGGGTCGGAGGATGCATCGAAATCAGCGCCGCGTCCAAGCACGTCCAAGGCAATCGTGTAAGCCTTGACTGCCTCGTCGCATCCCTGGAAGCGTCTTTCGGCGAGGTATTTCAGTATGCAACGGGCTCGGTCGGTACCGTGGAAACGGGTATCGGCCAGCAGTCTTTCGAGCTCGGCGCGCCCTTCCGCCTCAGATACATCGCACGCCCCCTGCGATTTCCCTTCAGTGTTCATCGCTGCCCCCGCTACGCAATGTCAAAGCTAAAGTAGACCAGACAAACTTATCGCCCGGATGACAAATGGTTGCAACGGAGAAAGCTAACAAAACCGCAAGAATGGTATCAATCGTTGTTTGCGCGTTCTATTGCGGGACGTCGGAAGGGCGCTCGAGACAGTACTGAATTACGTCGGATTCGATCTCGCTACAGATCGTCTGGTATTCTTTGATCATGGCGGCGTTAGCGCTTCCCGGCTCTCGAAGCATGCGATCGAGCGTGAAGCTCGCATCTTCATAAGCTTCGCACAGGTCGACAAGAGAGTCCGACCTTCCGGTAAGGATTTGCAGCCTTCCGCGAAGCGCGGGCAGTCTCAGCATGAGACGCCAAAGGCCCCGCTTCGCGGAGCCTTCCGGTGCCCTCTCGTCAGCCTCTCCACGTCCCATCACTCCATCCCAGCCCCCGCTCGAGTTCGACGGCATCAGTATATCCTCCTGGCGCTGGGCCGTAAGTACGTTACGGTAACAGAGCGGCTTCGATGACGGCGGATGGCTGCCCAGGGCATTTGTTACGTCCACATTTACCGTTACGTACTCCCGCTAAACGAAGTTTCATGATCTCAATCCCCAATGACAAACGGGGGAACGGAGCATGTATGGATTGAAGGGCTTAGCTGTCGTGGCCGCGGTGTTCGGATTGGCGACAGCCGCGGCCGGGCAGGAGCATCAGGACGTCAACGACGCCAACAACCCGTTGACGCCGAAGATCACCGTCAATCTTCAGGACTATTACGTTCCGAGCTTCGTCGACGTGCCTGGACACCCCCACGCCAACCAGTTCCTGGTTCGAGGCCTCGTTCCGAGCGACCTGTTCGGAGCGCCGCAGCTCTTTCGGTTCACGCTGCCGGTCGCCATCTCGCCCGAAGTGCCACATGGCTACGTTACGGGACTGGGTGACCTGACGCTCATGGACATTTTCATCCTCCCCAAACAGGGCGACATCACCTTCGGGGCGGGTCCGCTGATCGTCGCACCGACCGCGACCGACAAGTCTCTCGGAAACGGCAAATGGCAGGCCGGCGGCGCGGGCATCGTCGTCGCGCCACAGGAGTGGGGGCTGCTCGCGGGACTGGGCACCTACCAGACATCCTTCGCCGGACAGCATGAACGCGAGGACGTCAATCTTCTGACATTCGAGCCGATCGTCAACGTCAATCTTAAGGACGGCTGGTATCTTCGCTCGACGGCGACATGGAACTTCAACCTGGGGAACGGCGCGTCCTATATCCCGGTGGGCTTCGGCGTGGGCAAAGTCTTCCAGTTGGACAAAGGCGTGACCATGAACGCCTTCATAGAGCCCCAGTACACGGTCTGGAACGACGGTTCCGGAGCGCCGCGATGGCAGGTCTTTGCTGGCGTGAACTTTCAGTTCCCGATCCATAGGCCTGCACAATGAAATGGCTCATGGCGTTGTTAATCGCGATGTACGCAGGCGTCGCCACGGCACAAACGCCTACCCAGCCGAAAATCGACGAACTGGTTCGCCTGCTGAACGATCCCGAACTCAGAACGTGGCTGGCGAACAAGGCGGCGGTCAACGCACAACCAGAATCTGCGCCGGCGGAGGCGTCCGGTCTGTCTGCCTGGGAACTGGCGACCCGACATAGAGTCGATACCATCATTGCCGCCCTGCCTCGAATTCCCACCGAAGTCATGGCGGCATCCCGAAAGACACGCGAGGATGCCATATCCCACGGCTACGCCCCGGTGATGCTGATTTTCGCTGTGCTGGTTGCGGTCGGGTCGTTTGCCGAATGGGGCTTCCGATGGATGCGCCGACGGAAGTCCAAGAATGAACCCGACAC
This region includes:
- a CDS encoding HAD family hydrolase, which produces MRNRLQDSDTILASTLVALALIFLSFLAPSVAVAQEVLPSWNDTAAKTRIMEFVKATTTEGGEGYVAPEARIAVFDNDGTLWSEQPFYFQLGFMLDRLKTLAPQHPEWKEKEPFKSVLAGDMKGVARSGEKGIMDLGMATHAGMTTDQFSKIVTDWFATAKHPETGKPYDEMTFLPMRELLDYLRANGFKTYIVSGGGVEFMRPITEKAYGIPPEQVIGSTIVTEYAIVGDVPVLKRLPKIDFVDDGPGKPSGINKFIGRKPIFVAGNSDGDYEMLRWVTAAKGPGFAMIVHHTDGDREYAYDRQSAFGKLDKALNEAERRNWLVVDMKADWKKVYAFDK
- a CDS encoding transporter substrate-binding domain-containing protein, with the translated sequence MMNVSPGIRILSASVLLFFAFALSVCPVPAQTTGAPVGFPDRVLVVGTKVAPPFAMKAADGSWTGISIDLWREIADRLGVKYRLVEEPTVQGLVTATARGDYDVSVAAITITAERERIVDFSQPFYGTGLGIAVSTKNVSVWHEIIRTMTSFGFLQAAGALIGIALVVGALIWMFERRHNEDFGVGAAQGLGASIWWSAEAMTQASTGHRGPKTLGGRILAIIWMVVSIITIAVFTASVTSALTTRQIRGLVNGVEDLPTVRIGTVAGSATVGLLDGERLKHRDSDDLSSGLKALAAGSVDAFVYDKPLLAWTAEQRFSGDVQVLDAVFEPQNYGIAMPPGSTYRKAIDIAILEIVHDDKWKQILFRYLGEKH
- a CDS encoding SphA family protein, which translates into the protein MRERLVFTTKVGAALLLATAMLAPANGFAAEGGAGFYLLGSKGPAAAILPPPGVFFQNDVYYYSGDLGGGKALPTGGKLAVGVQGKAAIEIPTVIWILPEDVAGGHLGLSATLPVGWKDTDADVTLAGPRGGRASGSVTDTVFTVGDPLVSAFVGWEAGNFHYQVGTMVNVPIGDYQRGEISNIAFHHWGADVFGSATWLDPNIGLDLSGTVGMTFNAENPDTDYRTGNEFHFEWAAVQHFNKEFDAGLVGYYYDQVTGDSGSGARSDFKGRATAIGATIGWNFKAGEVPISARIKYFHEFSVENRAQGDAVFLTLSMPLSITKPMNVAAQ
- a CDS encoding tetratricopeptide repeat protein, which codes for MNTEGKSQGACDVSEAEGRAELERLLADTRFHGTDRARCILKYLAERRFQGCDEAVKAYTIALDVLGRGADFDASSDPIVRIEMSRLRSVLNQYYEAFGDASGISIGLPIGRYLAVFSRSIPADDPSIDAAESRAEATADNEVHEGRLPSARANRHKMAYLVGAVALVMVGGISAGAFLYGKAPAVTVRPAVMLAISSPDDVNAKEADATGDYLVTALSRFRTLTISSQKAMSTGSTSRSSLPEAGNAYDIDMKYYSDNDVRTVWWQIVGNHGSGVLKSGVDSVEVGGRSEAVVRDELVSLLAKRFASTRGVINILETRDSTATDVVGNTCVLKAEYELDEGGRNGIRGALPCLERTVSLQPGNPDALAVLSRTIVAAEGGDPKTTPFARALTLANRAAALDPASDRAQVAIMMAQFYAGKTDAAIAAGNQALALNRDNPDVLSKLSGVLYSSGYRDAAVSLAEEAGKDVDAVPRDARIVLALDAYDRGDYSNASLVSEQINCGDIVVRAIRAASLGEMASPQAGASLDYLRAMLPDYRTSLREKMQWRRYPSTVIASLEQGLVKAGEVTGRPALASAASN